A region from the uncultured Draconibacterium sp. genome encodes:
- a CDS encoding alpha-glucuronidase: protein MRSLILFTVLFFVVQSNVQAEDGHKLWLRNQFSGEVNVVCAGKSEIIDLAKKELKNNWNGIDGATIQLLVKKNNEVKGDGFILEENKIQANTELGLLYGVFELLRQQQCGQKVNEKTYNPSYELRLLNHWDNLNGSVERGYAGASIFWKKGGSDLTVSDYDKKLWHEYARANASVGINGTVINNVNASPNVLKAETLQRVKAIADVLRPFGIKVFVSINFSSPALVGGLKTSDPLNTEVINWWQAKAKEIYSLIPDFGGFLVKASSEGQPGPHDYGRSHVDGANMLADALKPHGGIVMWRAFVYSAKEDDRAEQAYAEFFPFDGQFRDNVIIQVKNGPIDFMPREPFSPLFGAMKNTPLMPELQITQEYLGHSIHLVFLATMWEEFFKSDTHQEGPGSTVAKCTDGTIFKQKTAIAGVANIGTDANWCGHDFAQANWYAFGRLAWNNQLSSEQIADEWIKLTFNPDVNGKVNFSENWTENFMKPVKKMMLDSREAAVNYMMPLGLHHIMQAHHHYGPGPWWEIEGVRKDWTMPYYHQADSFGVGFNRTKTGSNALAQYHPTVAENFGHLRTCPEEYLLWFHHVSWNHKMNSGKTLWDEMCYRYDYGVQQVRGFQVSWDKVQNFVDAGRFTAVQRKLRKQAQNAQVWKDACLLYFQQFSKQIIPFDIERPIHNLDDIRKNDMDRP, encoded by the coding sequence ATGAGAAGCCTGATTTTATTTACAGTACTTTTTTTTGTAGTTCAAAGCAACGTGCAAGCCGAAGACGGGCATAAGCTCTGGTTAAGAAACCAGTTTTCGGGAGAGGTAAATGTTGTTTGTGCCGGAAAATCAGAAATTATTGATTTGGCCAAAAAGGAACTTAAAAACAATTGGAATGGTATTGATGGAGCCACCATTCAGTTGCTGGTAAAAAAGAATAACGAAGTTAAAGGCGATGGTTTTATCCTTGAAGAAAATAAAATTCAGGCAAATACTGAGCTTGGTCTTCTTTATGGCGTTTTTGAGCTTCTTCGCCAACAACAGTGCGGACAAAAGGTAAATGAAAAAACTTATAATCCATCCTACGAGCTTCGTTTGTTAAACCACTGGGACAACCTAAATGGCTCGGTGGAGCGCGGTTACGCAGGTGCATCAATTTTTTGGAAAAAAGGTGGAAGCGATTTAACTGTTTCTGATTATGATAAAAAGTTATGGCATGAATATGCCCGGGCAAATGCATCGGTTGGAATTAACGGTACCGTTATTAATAATGTAAACGCATCGCCAAATGTGTTAAAAGCAGAAACTTTACAGCGGGTAAAAGCAATTGCCGATGTGCTTCGACCTTTCGGTATTAAAGTTTTTGTATCCATTAATTTTTCGTCGCCGGCACTTGTTGGCGGATTAAAAACTTCCGATCCGCTAAACACCGAAGTAATAAACTGGTGGCAGGCCAAAGCAAAAGAAATTTACTCGCTAATACCCGACTTTGGTGGCTTTTTGGTAAAAGCCAGTAGCGAGGGGCAACCCGGTCCGCACGACTATGGGCGTAGCCATGTTGACGGAGCAAATATGCTTGCTGATGCCTTAAAACCTCACGGGGGAATAGTAATGTGGCGTGCTTTTGTTTACAGTGCAAAAGAAGACGACCGGGCAGAGCAGGCTTACGCCGAGTTTTTTCCGTTTGATGGGCAATTTCGCGACAACGTAATCATTCAGGTAAAGAATGGCCCCATTGACTTTATGCCGCGCGAACCATTTAGTCCGCTTTTTGGCGCTATGAAAAATACACCCTTGATGCCCGAATTGCAAATAACCCAGGAATACCTTGGGCATTCCATTCATTTGGTATTTCTAGCAACCATGTGGGAAGAGTTTTTTAAAAGCGACACCCACCAGGAAGGCCCCGGAAGTACCGTTGCAAAATGTACTGATGGAACAATTTTTAAACAAAAAACGGCAATTGCCGGAGTGGCAAATATTGGAACCGATGCCAACTGGTGCGGTCACGATTTTGCACAAGCCAACTGGTATGCCTTTGGCAGGCTGGCCTGGAACAACCAACTGTCGAGCGAACAAATTGCCGACGAATGGATTAAACTTACCTTTAATCCTGATGTAAACGGTAAAGTAAATTTCTCAGAAAACTGGACAGAAAATTTTATGAAACCCGTAAAAAAGATGATGTTAGATAGCCGGGAAGCAGCTGTGAATTACATGATGCCGCTGGGTTTACATCATATTATGCAGGCGCATCATCACTACGGTCCTGGTCCCTGGTGGGAAATTGAAGGCGTACGGAAAGACTGGACCATGCCTTATTATCATCAGGCCGATTCTTTTGGAGTAGGTTTTAATCGTACCAAAACCGGAAGTAATGCCCTGGCACAATACCATCCAACAGTAGCTGAAAATTTTGGCCATTTACGTACCTGCCCCGAGGAATATTTATTGTGGTTTCACCATGTTTCGTGGAACCATAAAATGAATAGTGGAAAAACGCTGTGGGATGAAATGTGTTACCGTTATGATTATGGCGTGCAGCAGGTTCGTGGTTTCCAGGTAAGCTGGGATAAAGTTCAGAACTTTGTTGATGCCGGGCGTTTTACCGCTGTGCAACGAAAATTACGTAAGCAGGCGCAAAACGCGCAGGTGTGGAAAGATGCTTGTTTGCTCTATTTTCAACAATTTAGTAAGCAAATAATTCCTTTCGATATTGAACGGCCAATCCATAATCTCGATGATATCAGAAAAAACGACATGGACAGACCTTAA
- a CDS encoding two-component regulator propeller domain-containing protein, translated as MRRKLYTVFLFLSLSCVYAVNAVNPDNTVHFRNLNDEYGLSIRGTNSVCGDYNGFIWISSKMEIMRYAANDVRTYQLPYESLNVITTRLTFYDGSLFAYTNNGQIFYYDELKDRFVLWVNLAKDLRYANLTVSKVLVDTQQRLWISSTVGLFCFDKQNGLKSMAPNGYIYHMDWYEKDKLLLAVNSGELLLFDVADNSTELYYTFTDEWYKSLCRIHVDKKYGMVWIGTMEYGLFALTTGADKELIELEEVPNQPVLALQSYLDSTLLVGIDGQGVWQINKNNLGLLSVMKEDADNPNSLKGNGVYDIYTAPDNRVWVCTYSGGVSYFDKKDPGITKLSHEINNPNSLINNDVNSVLEDANGNLWFATNDGISFFNRKANRWNSYFHQLNEGSQVFLDLLEDSKGRIWASTYSSGIYILDKNSGRLLKRLSQEHTQGDFSGDFVFELFEDEDHNVWISGVRGNLICYNVETDTYKNYDRLAAFVTKNYGRNNLLLGTNSELILFNKNTGEAEVLLDGVSFNDFYVDNEKVWMATTGNGLLLFDINTKAIKNFTTASGLLSNYVNSLKYHDQSLWIGTEQGLNKLNLKDTIIQSYNSLLNLGEVAFNPRSHCTLKNGKLLMGTNKGALIFDPETLSIKSEAGSIFIQDISVSGRSIREIKELEPQVPIDKLEHLTLKYYQNTISLELIPIGLITSGAKFSWLLDGIDEHWSTPVNSKFLSYSNIPAGNYTLRVKMFDGANSNVIASRVIQLTMVPPFWATWWFRLLVVSFVVGITLFIMFYYIDHIKKLHSDEKIRFFANTAHDIRTSLTLINGPIEELNKESGLSGKGHHYLHLATEQTQRLLKVVTQLMDFQKADIGKEKLALEKVDIVKMIADRVMMFESYASNNAVDLSFNSNLNEYYTRIDENLIEKVVDNLISNAIKYSHPNTTVQVQLQCTATKWLFEVKDQGIGISKKAQRQLFKEYYRAENVVNSKIVGSGIGLLLVKNYVNLHGGKITCSSQLNVGATFQVVIPTVNADGEAKEITAEGKSISTSQQKQETKLPGVEIAGESGKAKMKVLIAEDNEYLRDFLQLSMSDQFEILLTKNGAEAWKTIQNMMPDLVVSDIIMPEMDGFELCKKIKTTYETSHLPVILLTSLSGKSEQIHGFGYGADDYLTKPFDVSLLQQRIKTLIKNREIIREKALKLIRREDDGEAALLENELNDKFLKRMIEVVNENLSNTQFSKSDFAAEMNVSSSLLYKKTKSLTNQSPTDFIKTIRLDQAIKLIQSKKYTITEVSELCGFASVGYFSTVFRKHFGKSPSQILD; from the coding sequence ATGAGAAGGAAATTATATACTGTTTTTCTGTTCTTGTCCCTGAGCTGTGTTTATGCGGTTAATGCAGTAAACCCAGATAATACCGTTCATTTTCGGAACCTGAATGATGAGTATGGATTGTCAATTAGAGGAACAAACAGTGTTTGCGGCGATTATAATGGTTTTATCTGGATTTCCTCAAAAATGGAGATAATGAGGTATGCTGCCAACGATGTGCGAACCTACCAATTACCCTACGAATCGTTGAACGTTATTACCACCAGATTAACATTTTACGATGGTAGTTTATTTGCCTACACCAATAATGGTCAGATATTTTACTACGATGAACTTAAAGACCGATTTGTATTGTGGGTAAATCTCGCCAAAGATTTACGATATGCCAATCTGACGGTTTCAAAAGTACTTGTTGATACCCAACAACGCTTATGGATTTCGTCAACAGTAGGATTGTTTTGTTTCGATAAACAAAATGGCTTGAAATCTATGGCTCCAAATGGCTACATCTATCATATGGATTGGTACGAAAAGGATAAATTATTACTGGCAGTTAATAGTGGAGAGTTATTACTATTTGATGTGGCTGATAATTCTACTGAACTATACTACACCTTCACCGATGAATGGTATAAAAGTTTGTGTCGGATTCATGTTGACAAAAAATATGGTATGGTGTGGATTGGTACCATGGAATACGGGCTATTCGCATTAACAACCGGAGCCGATAAAGAATTAATAGAACTGGAAGAGGTTCCGAATCAACCTGTTTTAGCCCTGCAAAGTTATCTTGATTCAACCTTGTTAGTAGGGATAGATGGACAGGGGGTTTGGCAAATTAACAAGAATAACCTCGGACTTCTCTCGGTAATGAAGGAAGATGCAGATAACCCCAATTCTTTAAAAGGAAATGGGGTATATGATATTTACACTGCTCCGGATAACAGGGTTTGGGTGTGTACGTACAGCGGGGGAGTATCGTATTTTGATAAGAAAGATCCTGGAATTACAAAACTAAGCCACGAGATTAACAACCCGAATTCATTGATAAACAACGATGTTAACAGTGTATTGGAAGACGCTAACGGTAACCTATGGTTTGCCACAAATGATGGGATTAGTTTTTTTAACAGAAAAGCCAACAGGTGGAACAGTTATTTTCATCAATTAAATGAAGGCTCGCAGGTGTTTCTGGATTTGCTGGAAGACTCGAAGGGGCGAATTTGGGCCAGTACGTATTCATCAGGTATATATATTCTTGATAAAAATAGCGGTAGGCTGTTAAAACGACTTAGCCAGGAGCATACACAGGGCGATTTTAGTGGCGATTTTGTTTTTGAACTGTTTGAAGACGAAGACCATAATGTGTGGATAAGTGGTGTGCGCGGAAACCTCATTTGTTATAATGTTGAGACCGATACCTATAAAAACTACGACCGGCTGGCAGCTTTCGTCACTAAAAACTACGGAAGAAACAACCTTCTTCTGGGAACCAATTCTGAGCTGATACTTTTTAATAAAAATACCGGAGAGGCAGAGGTCTTGCTCGATGGTGTTTCTTTTAACGATTTTTACGTTGACAATGAAAAAGTATGGATGGCAACAACCGGAAATGGGCTTCTTCTGTTCGATATTAATACAAAAGCCATAAAAAACTTCACTACTGCGTCGGGGCTTTTAAGCAACTATGTAAATAGCCTGAAATATCACGATCAATCTTTATGGATAGGTACCGAACAGGGTTTAAATAAACTAAACCTGAAAGATACAATTATACAGTCGTATAACTCGCTTTTAAACCTGGGTGAGGTTGCCTTTAACCCGCGTTCGCACTGCACCTTAAAAAACGGGAAATTGTTAATGGGTACCAACAAGGGAGCCTTAATTTTTGATCCTGAAACCTTAAGTATAAAGTCAGAAGCGGGAAGCATTTTTATTCAGGATATTTCTGTTTCGGGCAGGTCAATTCGTGAAATAAAGGAACTTGAACCACAGGTTCCTATCGATAAACTGGAGCACTTAACATTAAAATACTACCAAAACACCATAAGTCTCGAACTGATTCCAATTGGTTTAATCACCTCAGGAGCCAAGTTCTCGTGGCTGTTGGACGGTATTGATGAACATTGGAGTACGCCGGTAAACAGTAAATTTTTATCCTATTCTAACATCCCTGCAGGAAATTACACCTTGCGCGTAAAAATGTTTGATGGTGCAAACTCTAATGTAATTGCCAGTAGGGTCATTCAGTTAACCATGGTGCCGCCGTTTTGGGCTACATGGTGGTTTCGCTTACTGGTAGTTTCATTTGTAGTTGGAATTACATTGTTTATAATGTTCTATTATATCGACCATATTAAAAAGCTGCATTCCGACGAAAAAATTAGGTTTTTTGCCAATACTGCTCATGACATTCGCACTTCGTTAACCCTTATAAATGGCCCCATTGAAGAATTGAACAAAGAGTCGGGGCTCTCCGGAAAGGGGCACCATTACCTGCATTTAGCTACCGAACAAACCCAGCGTTTACTAAAAGTGGTAACACAGCTAATGGATTTTCAGAAAGCTGATATTGGAAAAGAAAAACTTGCGCTCGAAAAAGTTGATATTGTTAAAATGATTGCCGATAGGGTAATGATGTTCGAATCATACGCATCCAATAACGCTGTTGATTTGAGTTTTAATTCGAATTTAAACGAATATTATACCCGTATTGATGAAAACCTGATTGAAAAAGTTGTGGATAATCTGATTTCAAATGCCATTAAATATTCGCACCCCAACACAACAGTGCAGGTGCAATTGCAATGTACTGCTACCAAATGGTTATTCGAGGTTAAAGACCAGGGCATTGGCATAAGCAAAAAGGCACAACGCCAGTTATTCAAAGAATATTACCGGGCCGAAAACGTGGTAAACAGTAAAATTGTTGGTTCGGGTATTGGCTTATTATTGGTAAAAAATTATGTAAATCTCCACGGAGGTAAAATAACCTGCTCAAGCCAGTTAAACGTGGGGGCAACATTTCAGGTGGTCATACCAACCGTAAATGCAGATGGTGAAGCAAAAGAAATTACTGCCGAAGGAAAATCAATATCAACCAGTCAGCAAAAACAGGAAACAAAGTTGCCGGGGGTAGAAATTGCCGGAGAATCGGGTAAGGCAAAAATGAAAGTTCTGATAGCTGAAGACAATGAATACCTAAGAGATTTTCTTCAACTCTCAATGAGCGACCAGTTTGAAATTTTGCTGACGAAAAATGGAGCGGAAGCCTGGAAAACCATTCAGAATATGATGCCAGACCTGGTGGTTTCGGATATAATAATGCCCGAAATGGATGGGTTTGAGTTGTGTAAAAAAATTAAAACAACCTACGAAACTTCCCACCTTCCGGTTATCCTGTTAACCTCGCTTTCAGGGAAAAGTGAGCAAATTCATGGCTTTGGTTATGGTGCCGACGATTACCTTACCAAACCCTTTGATGTTTCGCTACTGCAGCAACGCATAAAAACCTTAATTAAAAACCGCGAAATAATTCGTGAAAAAGCATTAAAGTTAATTCGAAGAGAGGATGATGGTGAGGCTGCTCTTCTGGAAAATGAATTAAACGATAAGTTTCTGAAACGAATGATTGAAGTTGTAAATGAAAACCTCTCGAATACGCAATTTTCTAAAAGCGACTTTGCTGCCGAGATGAACGTAAGCTCATCGCTATTGTACAAAAAAACAAAATCACTAACCAATCAATCGCCAACTGATTTTATAAAAACTATTCGTTTAGATCAGGCCATTAAACTTATTCAATCTAAAAAATACACCATAACCGAAGTAAGCGAACTTTGTGGTTTTGCAAGTGTGGGGTATTTTAGTACGGTTTTCCGAAAACACTTTGGAAAATCTCCTTCACAGATTCTTGATTAA
- a CDS encoding family 43 glycosylhydrolase — translation MKRRALTQVLSTAFFLVGVLSFQSCTNSSYSNGNTFLSDSLVAHFDYFTYTGNDDFYRENPLPGEDYFYNPILPGWYSDPSICTNGEDYFMVTSTFSYFPGVPLFHSTDLVNWKQIGAKAQKCDQTGIQHLYLLICSIHTIQTC, via the coding sequence ATGAAAAGAAGGGCTTTAACGCAAGTTCTGAGCACAGCATTTTTTTTGGTAGGAGTATTATCTTTTCAGTCCTGTACCAATTCATCATATTCAAATGGTAACACTTTTTTATCCGATAGCCTGGTAGCTCATTTCGATTATTTTACCTACACAGGCAACGACGATTTTTATCGTGAGAATCCGCTGCCGGGTGAAGATTATTTTTACAATCCGATATTGCCCGGTTGGTATTCCGACCCGAGCATTTGTACCAACGGAGAAGACTATTTTATGGTTACCTCCACTTTTTCATATTTTCCGGGTGTTCCCCTGTTTCATAGCACCGATTTGGTGAACTGGAAACAAATTGGGGCGAAAGCTCAAAAATGCGACCAAACTGGTATTCAGCATTTGTACCTATTGATATGTTCGATCCATACAATTCAGACTTGCTGA
- a CDS encoding RagB/SusD family nutrient uptake outer membrane protein translates to MKKNILFLLVSLLVLSGCEDMFDPAIENFKDLDLMYSDPVYAQGILTTTYRYLPNTYNNTEYATDDAVTNDKDNSYLKMATGSWTASENPVNMWVDGYGAIQYINTFLARCDDVPWAKDPEANQLFTIRMKGEAYGLRGVFLYYLLRNHGGYAENGELLGVPILKQFQDANADFNIPRATYQQCVDQIISDLDSAIYLLPLEYEDAGSLSEVPDKFQGMVSLSSTYNRAMGSLFKQLLDGRIAMAYRSKVALMAASPAYQTSASWEEAATYSAEVLEQIVGVLGIDATGNTYFANTDEIDALVEGNNPDEILWRTGISTLTSSQESNHFPPSIFGEGQMNPTHNLVESFPMSNGYPIDHPSSGFDAENPYLNRDPRLSNNIVYDGSTVGVYDTPIYTGSASETDDGINKRETSTRTGYYMKKRLRMDVNYDNASGSWQGQDNYTPRIRYTEIFLNYAEAANEAYGPTGSAPNASYSAVDVIRAIRERALGTSEDPYLDECAGDQEKMRQLIRNERRLELCFEGFRFWDLRRWEADLTETAKGFDVSTGETFDVELRSYSNYMTYGPIPFSEILKYSNLLQNKGWK, encoded by the coding sequence ATGAAAAAAAATATTTTATTCCTTCTGGTCAGTTTATTGGTTTTGTCGGGCTGCGAAGATATGTTCGACCCGGCCATCGAGAACTTTAAGGATCTCGACCTGATGTATTCTGACCCGGTTTATGCCCAGGGCATATTAACAACTACTTACAGGTATTTGCCAAATACTTACAACAATACCGAATACGCAACCGACGATGCAGTTACAAACGACAAAGACAATTCATACTTAAAAATGGCCACTGGCTCGTGGACAGCGTCGGAAAACCCGGTTAATATGTGGGTTGACGGATATGGCGCGATTCAGTATATTAATACATTTTTGGCCCGATGCGACGATGTCCCATGGGCAAAAGACCCTGAAGCAAACCAGCTTTTCACCATCCGAATGAAAGGTGAAGCCTACGGTTTAAGAGGCGTATTTTTATACTACCTTCTAAGAAACCATGGCGGCTATGCTGAAAACGGCGAGTTATTGGGCGTACCAATCCTGAAACAGTTTCAGGATGCAAATGCTGATTTTAATATTCCACGTGCAACCTATCAGCAATGCGTTGACCAGATTATCAGCGACTTGGATAGCGCTATTTATTTGCTGCCGCTGGAATACGAAGATGCCGGCTCTTTAAGCGAAGTTCCCGATAAATTTCAAGGAATGGTTTCGCTGTCGAGCACCTACAACAGGGCAATGGGTAGTTTGTTTAAACAATTGCTTGATGGTAGAATTGCAATGGCCTACCGCTCTAAAGTAGCCTTGATGGCTGCAAGTCCTGCCTATCAAACTTCTGCTTCGTGGGAAGAAGCAGCAACTTATTCGGCCGAGGTACTGGAGCAAATCGTTGGTGTATTGGGAATTGATGCAACCGGTAATACCTATTTTGCCAATACCGACGAAATTGATGCCTTGGTTGAAGGAAATAACCCGGATGAGATTCTGTGGAGAACAGGTATTTCTACCTTAACCTCGTCGCAGGAATCAAACCACTTTCCTCCGTCTATATTCGGAGAAGGACAAATGAATCCTACACACAACCTGGTAGAATCATTTCCAATGAGCAACGGGTATCCAATTGATCATCCGTCAAGTGGTTTTGACGCAGAAAATCCTTACCTAAACAGAGACCCTCGTTTATCGAATAACATTGTGTACGACGGTAGTACCGTTGGTGTTTATGATACGCCAATTTATACCGGGAGTGCATCGGAAACCGATGACGGTATTAACAAACGCGAAACATCAACACGTACCGGTTACTACATGAAAAAACGCCTTCGTATGGATGTTAACTACGACAATGCAAGTGGGTCGTGGCAAGGGCAGGATAATTATACTCCGCGTATTCGTTACACCGAGATTTTCCTGAACTACGCCGAGGCAGCCAACGAAGCTTACGGGCCAACAGGTTCGGCTCCAAATGCAAGTTATTCGGCGGTTGATGTAATTCGGGCTATTCGCGAAAGAGCGCTGGGAACATCAGAAGACCCCTACCTGGATGAATGTGCCGGCGACCAGGAAAAAATGCGACAGCTAATCCGTAACGAAAGAAGACTTGAGCTTTGTTTCGAAGGATTCCGTTTCTGGGACCTGCGCCGTTGGGAAGCAGACTTAACCGAAACAGCAAAGGGCTTCGATGTAAGTACCGGCGAGACATTTGATGTTGAACTGCGTTCTTACAGCAACTACATGACTTATGGACCAATTCCATTTAGCGAGATTCTAAAATACAGCAACCTCTTGCAAAACAAGGGATGGAAATAG
- a CDS encoding DUF5627 domain-containing protein, with amino-acid sequence MKVNKILLVIFLAGLLFSCENNDVTYPDFDYTTVYFANQYPMRTLELGDDPEVDNSLDNEKKVKITATMGGVYSNSEYRTIDFVIDESLCDGVSFENGNELKPLPTNYYTLESNQITIEPGSVLGGVTVSLTDAFFADSLTIGDRYVIPVLMTGVENADSILSGKPSVDSPEKLVSTDWVISPKDYVLYGIKYVNPYHAFYLRRGVDQISGGGNSITDVRRKEYVEYDEVVNVSTVSLKECLLPITIYEDDDLTSRASVDLILTFDDNNNCTVSANSDSYQVSGTGKFVTDGEKNSMGGLDRDGLYLDYTVELTDLGYTYATKDTLVCRNRGIAPEYYSITVQ; translated from the coding sequence ATGAAAGTTAACAAGATATTATTGGTGATTTTTTTGGCAGGACTTTTATTCTCCTGCGAAAATAATGACGTTACTTATCCTGATTTCGATTATACAACAGTATACTTCGCCAATCAGTATCCAATGAGGACGCTCGAGTTGGGAGACGACCCTGAGGTGGATAACTCGCTCGATAACGAGAAAAAAGTAAAGATTACCGCCACAATGGGAGGTGTTTACTCTAACTCAGAATACCGAACAATCGACTTTGTTATTGATGAGTCGTTGTGCGATGGTGTAAGCTTTGAAAATGGTAATGAATTAAAACCATTACCAACGAACTATTATACGCTTGAAAGTAACCAAATTACTATTGAGCCGGGAAGTGTACTTGGTGGTGTTACCGTTAGTCTTACCGATGCATTTTTTGCCGATTCGCTAACCATTGGCGACAGGTATGTAATACCGGTTTTAATGACAGGTGTTGAAAATGCCGACAGTATCCTGTCGGGAAAACCGTCGGTTGATAGTCCGGAAAAACTGGTAAGTACCGATTGGGTAATTTCACCCAAAGACTATGTGCTTTACGGTATTAAATATGTAAATCCTTACCATGCATTTTACCTGCGTCGCGGCGTTGACCAAATTAGCGGAGGAGGGAACAGTATAACCGATGTTCGCCGTAAAGAATATGTGGAATACGACGAGGTGGTAAATGTTTCAACGGTATCGTTAAAAGAATGTTTATTACCCATAACCATTTACGAAGATGATGATTTAACGTCAAGAGCATCGGTTGATTTGATACTAACTTTTGATGATAACAACAACTGTACAGTTTCTGCCAACTCGGATTCGTACCAGGTTAGCGGAACAGGTAAATTTGTTACCGATGGCGAAAAAAACAGTATGGGTGGATTAGACCGTGATGGTTTATATCTTGATTATACCGTTGAGCTTACCGACCTGGGGTATACCTACGCCACCAAAGATACACTGGTGTGCCGAAACAGAGGCATTGCTCCTGAATATTATAGCATAACAGTACAGTAG